A part of Gadus morhua chromosome 17, gadMor3.0, whole genome shotgun sequence genomic DNA contains:
- the eif4e2rs1 gene encoding eukaryotic translation initiation factor 4E family member 2 related sequence 1 isoform X1 has product MNQLELIKDEDEDLDELMNARDDPNGNNPHKSVSPGPGEHPLQYNYSLWFSRRTPSRPASIQSYEQNIRQIATVASVEQFWKLYSHLIRPGDLTGHSDFHLFKEGIKPMWEDDANRSGGKWIIRLRKGLASRFWENIILAMVGEQFMVGEEVCGVVVSIRFQEDILSIWNRTSSDQTTTSRIRDTLRRVLNLPPNTIMEYKTHNDSIKDNSSFRNTKITL; this is encoded by the exons GATcaaagatgaagatgaagatttGGACGAGTTGATGAATGCCAGGGATGACCCCAACGGCAACAACCCACACAAG TCGGTCTCCCCAGGTCCGGGGGAACACCCACTCCAATACAACTACAGTCTGTGGTTTAGCAGAAGGACTCCTAGCAGACCGGCCAGCATCCAAAGCTACGAGCAGAACATCCGACAGATTGCCACAGTTGCCTCT gtGGAACAGTTCTGGAAGCTGTACAGTCATCTGATTCGACCTGGAGATCTAACGGGACACAGTGACTTCCACCTCTTTAAGGAAGGGATCAAACCGATGTGGGAG GATGATGCAAACCGAAGTGGGGGCAAGTGGATCATCCGTCTTCGTAAAGGGCTGGCGAGTCGTTTCTGGGAGAACATCATCCTGGCCATGGTGGGGGAGCAGTtcatggtgggggaggaggtctgTGGCGTGGTGGTGTCCATACGCTTCCAG gaaGACATCTTGTCCATCTGGAACCGGACGTCCAGCGACCAGACCACAACGTCCCGCATCCGAGACACTCTGAGACGAGTCTTAAACCTTCCTCCCAACACCATCATGGAGTATAAAACGCACAACGACAGCATCAA GGATAACTCCAGTTTCAGAAACACCAAGATCACCCTGTGA
- the eif4e2rs1 gene encoding eukaryotic translation initiation factor 4E family member 2 related sequence 1 isoform X2 — MNARDDPNGNNPHKSVSPGPGEHPLQYNYSLWFSRRTPSRPASIQSYEQNIRQIATVASVEQFWKLYSHLIRPGDLTGHSDFHLFKEGIKPMWEDDANRSGGKWIIRLRKGLASRFWENIILAMVGEQFMVGEEVCGVVVSIRFQEDILSIWNRTSSDQTTTSRIRDTLRRVLNLPPNTIMEYKTHNDSIKDNSSFRNTKITL; from the exons ATGAATGCCAGGGATGACCCCAACGGCAACAACCCACACAAG TCGGTCTCCCCAGGTCCGGGGGAACACCCACTCCAATACAACTACAGTCTGTGGTTTAGCAGAAGGACTCCTAGCAGACCGGCCAGCATCCAAAGCTACGAGCAGAACATCCGACAGATTGCCACAGTTGCCTCT gtGGAACAGTTCTGGAAGCTGTACAGTCATCTGATTCGACCTGGAGATCTAACGGGACACAGTGACTTCCACCTCTTTAAGGAAGGGATCAAACCGATGTGGGAG GATGATGCAAACCGAAGTGGGGGCAAGTGGATCATCCGTCTTCGTAAAGGGCTGGCGAGTCGTTTCTGGGAGAACATCATCCTGGCCATGGTGGGGGAGCAGTtcatggtgggggaggaggtctgTGGCGTGGTGGTGTCCATACGCTTCCAG gaaGACATCTTGTCCATCTGGAACCGGACGTCCAGCGACCAGACCACAACGTCCCGCATCCGAGACACTCTGAGACGAGTCTTAAACCTTCCTCCCAACACCATCATGGAGTATAAAACGCACAACGACAGCATCAA GGATAACTCCAGTTTCAGAAACACCAAGATCACCCTGTGA